The DNA segment CAGAGCTTCAGGTTTGTGCCCTTCGGAAGGCTCGATAAGGTTGAGGAGGCTATTACGAAGGATACCGCGGCAATAATTGTCGAGCCTATTCAAGGAGAGGGTGGAATTCACGTCGCACCGCAAGGCTATCTTGAGGGATTGAGGAAGATATGCGATGAAAACGGTGTAGTGCTGATATTCGACGAAGTTCAAACGGGTTTTGGAAGGACGGGCCGAATGTGGGCCTCGGAGCACTGGGGTGTTACGCCGGACGTGATGTGTGTTGCAAAGGCCATGGGTGGCGGAATACCGATAGGTGCAACAATAGCTAGAGAGGATATTATGGGTTCGCTGAAGGTTGGCGAGCACACAAGTACGTTTGGCGGAAACCCCCTTGCATGTGCAGCTGCCTGCGCGACGATAGACGCCATAATTGAAGAGGGGTTGGTTGAAAGGGCGCGAGTTCTTGGAAACAGGTTTAAGCATATTCTTCAGGGTCTTGTAGATGAGTTTAGTATTTTAAGGGAGGTTCGCGGCTTAGGTCTGATGCTGGGGCTTGAGACCAGAATAGACATATACAACATATTGATGGGGGCTTTAGAGAGAGGCGTAATACTGCTCTATTCAGGCAGGAACATTATACGTTTTCTTCCTCCGCTCACGATAAGTTTAGAGCACCTTGAAAAGGTAGCTGACGTGTTGAGAACGGTTCTCTCAGAGGAAGAGAAGAAGTTGCCAGCAGGTATTGGCCACCATGGTGCCGGGGAATGAATCGAGGGGAATGGCGCCCAATAGATTTGTTGAGAAGGATGCTGGAGATTTACAGCCCAAGCGGCAGAGAGGGCGAGATCTCATCTTTTCTGGCGGACGTTATGGCGGAGCTGGGCTTTGACAAGGTTTGGAGGGACAAGGTTAGCAACGTTTATGGGGAGATAGGGTTCGGTGGACCGACTATTCTTTTATGTGGACATATGGATACCGTCCCCGGCAAAATAGACGTTAAACTTGAGGGCGATAGGCTTTATGGGAGGGGGGCCGTAGATGCAAAGTCTTCTCTGGCAGCCATGATCCTGGCTGCTTCAAGCCTAAAATCAGAGGGTTTAAAAGGACGAGTTATAGTTGCCGGGGTTGTTGATGAGGAGGGGCGGGGGAAAGGCATTAAGCATATGATTCGCGGAAACCTTAATGTGGATTACGCGATATTTGGTGAACCGAGTGGCATAAGAAACATAACGTTCGCGTATAAGGGTCATATCAAGTTAAAGCTTGCTTTTAGAACAGCTGCCGGGCATGTTGGAGCCCAGCATATTATGCCTAACGCTATCGAGAAGTGTTTTGAGTTTTGGAGTAGGCTTAAAGATTTATGTGACCGCGAATATAGGTCGCCATACGGCGTCTTCTACTCACTAACGCCGGCGATAACGAGCATATATGGTAAGGGAACAACCCGAAGCATACCTGACACATGTTTTTTAGAACTCGATTTACGTCTGCCACCCGCAGTTAGCTGCGAA comes from the Candidatus Bathyarchaeia archaeon genome and includes:
- a CDS encoding aspartate aminotransferase family protein, whose protein sequence is MMGVENSFLANVYQKYPICVVRGEGAILYDVKGRPYVDCMGGYGVSLVGHCHPKVVKAIKEQCEKLIACHGSLYNDKRAELLEKLVKIAPKGLNKVFLSNSGAEAVECAIKAAVKYAGKHEIISMVRGFHGKTLGALSATWNPKYREPFKHILSQSFRFVPFGRLDKVEEAITKDTAAIIVEPIQGEGGIHVAPQGYLEGLRKICDENGVVLIFDEVQTGFGRTGRMWASEHWGVTPDVMCVAKAMGGGIPIGATIAREDIMGSLKVGEHTSTFGGNPLACAAACATIDAIIEEGLVERARVLGNRFKHILQGLVDEFSILREVRGLGLMLGLETRIDIYNILMGALERGVILLYSGRNIIRFLPPLTISLEHLEKVADVLRTVLSEEEKKLPAGIGHHGAGE
- a CDS encoding M20/M25/M40 family metallo-hydrolase, whose product is MNRGEWRPIDLLRRMLEIYSPSGREGEISSFLADVMAELGFDKVWRDKVSNVYGEIGFGGPTILLCGHMDTVPGKIDVKLEGDRLYGRGAVDAKSSLAAMILAASSLKSEGLKGRVIVAGVVDEEGRGKGIKHMIRGNLNVDYAIFGEPSGIRNITFAYKGHIKLKLAFRTAAGHVGAQHIMPNAIEKCFEFWSRLKDLCDREYRSPYGVFYSLTPAITSIYGKGTTRSIPDTCFLELDLRLPPAVSCEKAVKIIEDLIDRFRYENYGLNLDLKAIDMVKPYVADKSSLVIKALKEAILEETGEEARLIRKTGTGDMNIFGSHFKAPAATYGPGEAVLSHTLNEHIDIKEYLMSIKIYKRAVEKILSHGS